From the Bdellovibrio reynosensis genome, one window contains:
- a CDS encoding endonuclease/exonuclease/phosphatase family protein — protein sequence MPFIVPAQDKVLLKIGEVNKDHRPSSEFDIFVWNVYKGQKAHIFEKDFCALGGGKDFILIQEALLDDKMPMIWKNDFAPYEWHVAQSFHYKKNLHSTGVAIGSKIAPEAVDFIRSKTREFFWLTPKLTLFSEYSIGGTKVLFVCTHVLNFVTLNAFTNSLYEIAEKMADFKGPIVLAGDFNTWNFKRYMIMKSIFRDLGLEHLDLENDGRLLKLDHVFVRGFDVLKAQVHHTILSSDHFPLEIRLKCQEKIEPSNS from the coding sequence ATGCCATTTATAGTTCCGGCCCAAGATAAAGTCTTACTCAAAATCGGGGAGGTGAACAAGGATCACCGTCCTTCTTCGGAATTTGATATCTTTGTCTGGAATGTCTACAAAGGACAAAAGGCGCATATCTTTGAAAAAGATTTTTGCGCTCTAGGTGGTGGCAAGGACTTCATATTGATTCAAGAAGCTCTGCTTGATGATAAAATGCCCATGATCTGGAAAAATGATTTTGCCCCGTATGAGTGGCATGTCGCCCAAAGCTTTCACTACAAAAAAAATCTGCACAGCACAGGCGTAGCAATTGGTTCTAAGATCGCTCCCGAAGCCGTGGATTTTATTCGTTCAAAAACCCGTGAATTTTTCTGGCTCACTCCGAAGCTGACTCTTTTTTCTGAATATTCCATCGGCGGCACCAAAGTTTTATTCGTATGCACTCACGTCCTCAATTTCGTAACATTAAACGCATTTACAAATTCACTCTATGAAATCGCTGAAAAAATGGCGGACTTTAAAGGGCCTATTGTTTTAGCCGGGGACTTCAATACCTGGAATTTTAAACGCTATATGATCATGAAAAGCATCTTTCGCGATCTGGGCCTTGAACATTTGGACTTAGAAAATGACGGGCGTCTTTTAAAACTAGATCACGTTTTCGTTCGGGGCTTCGATGTTTTAAAAGCCCAAGTTCACCACACAATTCTTAGCTCTGATCATTTTCCTTTAGAAATCCGTCTTAAATGCCAAGAAAAAATCGAACCTTCAAATTCTTGA